ATTTCGGCCCGATGAGCATGGGGCCGACTCGCCTCATCGACTACGAATCGACTCCGGAAGAAGTGGCCGCAGTCGAGCGCACGGTCAAGAATGCCGGCCTTAAATTTGCAATCATGATGGCGACGTATCCTTTGACGAGTGTGGAAGAGGGAGTGGCGGCGCTAAATCAAGAGCTAGACTACGTGGAGCGACTCGGCTTTCGCCACGTGATGACCGGCGGCGCGTCCGATCCGGCGCAGTACGACACGTACTACGCCATCATGCGTGAGAGCGCTGAGTATGCGTTGCACAAAGGCATTACGCTCATGCTCAAGCCTCATGGCGGATTGAGCAATACGACACGGGACACTATCGAATCGTGGAAGAAGGTAAGTCACCAGAACTTCAAGATCTGCTACGACGCGGGTAACTTACTCTACTACGCCGGTGAGGATCCGCTGGCACACATCCGCGAGATTGCCCCAATCGTGGGCGGTATGTGTATCAAGGATGAGGTGGGCGGCCAGCAGGGCGACGTAATGGTCACGCCGGGCGACGGCTTGGTTGACTTTCCCGCTGTGTTCACCGCGCTCAAAGACGCGGGCTTTGCCGGCCCATGCGTCGTCGAGTGCCTGAGTGGCGAAGCCCTAGATGAGGTGAACCACCAGGCCGTACGCGCGCATCGCTTCTTGGAAGACACCCTCGCCGCAGTGGGATACGTGGTCGATTAGGAGGTTTCTATGGCAATTATCACCGTCTCACGACAACTTGGCACCGGTGAAGCCGACTTTACGGACAAACTGACGAATACACTTGGCTACCCGCTGTATGATGACCGGCTCATCCAGCAGGTCGCGGAAGAGCTGGAAGTGCACACCGGCGTGGTGAGGGCATACGATGAACGGCTAGAGCCCAGCGCAATACAAAGCGTCCTATCCCGGATCACGGGAGGACCCGTGCGGCGCCAGCTGTCGACGCGGCGCGATGAGGGTGGCGTGCGGCCTGAGATTGTCCGGACAGCCTTGCGCTCGGTGGTCCGCGAGATTGCCCGGCGTGACGACGCCATCATCGTCGGACGCGGGGCGGGCATCATTCTCGGTGACTTGCGCGGCGTGCTCAAGCTGCGCCTGGTGGCCCCAGCGGACGACCGTGCCCGCTATCAAGCCAGGACGATTGGCATGAATCTCGGCAGGGCCGAGGAGGAAGTCCGGCGCTCTGATAACGAACGCCGCAGTTACATTCGCCGCATGTTCAATGTGGATTGGGACGATCCATCACTCTATGACTTTGTCATAAATGCGGCTCGTACCGATAGTGATGCGGCCGTGAGGATCGTCGTTAAGATAATGGAAGAGAAGCAACTCTAAGTTGCTGCGGTGACGAATGCCGTCCGCTGAATAGGCGCAGGCGCTCCGACCGTCTGCGCGCTGCCTACTCTATGAGCTTG
Above is a genomic segment from Chloroflexota bacterium containing:
- a CDS encoding sugar phosphate isomerase/epimerase, whose translation is MEIQLGCFTRPWREYGIEAAAAGMSAAGFNYFGPMSMGPTRLIDYESTPEEVAAVERTVKNAGLKFAIMMATYPLTSVEEGVAALNQELDYVERLGFRHVMTGGASDPAQYDTYYAIMRESAEYALHKGITLMLKPHGGLSNTTRDTIESWKKVSHQNFKICYDAGNLLYYAGEDPLAHIREIAPIVGGMCIKDEVGGQQGDVMVTPGDGLVDFPAVFTALKDAGFAGPCVVECLSGEALDEVNHQAVRAHRFLEDTLAAVGYVVD
- a CDS encoding cytidylate kinase-like family protein, which produces MAIITVSRQLGTGEADFTDKLTNTLGYPLYDDRLIQQVAEELEVHTGVVRAYDERLEPSAIQSVLSRITGGPVRRQLSTRRDEGGVRPEIVRTALRSVVREIARRDDAIIVGRGAGIILGDLRGVLKLRLVAPADDRARYQARTIGMNLGRAEEEVRRSDNERRSYIRRMFNVDWDDPSLYDFVINAARTDSDAAVRIVVKIMEEKQL